A window of Komagataeibacter medellinensis NBRC 3288 contains these coding sequences:
- the uvrB gene encoding excinuclease ABC subunit UvrB — translation MATASRNRKKKTTDIDPADMPVLFQPERQAAKPKVNKFKVHSPYAPAGDQPTAIAELVSGVEGGERDQVLLGVTGSGKTFTMAKIIEATQKPTLVLAPNKTLAAQLYAEMKQFFPDNAVEYFVSYYDYYQPEAYVPRSDTYIEKDSQINEQIDRMRHAATQALLERNDVIIVASVSCIYGIGSVETYSRMVVKLEVGGEIDRDKLIKGLVELQYRRNDTAFQRGTFRVRGETIDVFPVQNEDRAWRISLFGDEIDEISEFDPLTGEKTGDLESVSIYANSHYVTPRPTLTQAMTGMKQELRETLARFNAEGKLLEAERLQQRTTFDLEMIETTGVCKGIENYSRYLSGRAPGEPPPTLFEYLPEDALLIVDESHVTVPQIGGMERGDHARKSVLAEFGFRLPSCLDNRPLTFAEWDAYRPQTVFVSATPGPWEMRRTAGVFAEQVIRPTGLIDPVTIVRPVEHQVDDLLAECRLTIADGGRVLVTTLTKRMAEDLTEYMNEAGIRVRYLHSDVDTLERIEIIRDLRLGAFDVLIGINLLREGLDIPECSLVAILDADKEGFLRSRTSLIQTIGRAARNVDGRVLLYADKMTDSLAYAIEETARRREKQNLWNEEHGVTPQSVRKHIGDALSSVFEQDYVTVTPTADGSVREMVGKDYKAAIAELDKKMRAASAELEFETAARLRDEIRRLEALELGMEPPPLPQSSAGMPGTSPKAVARRNRGPVPLEPAAGRPDPQQAKGRGRRRG, via the coding sequence ATGGCAACAGCATCACGTAACAGGAAAAAGAAGACCACCGACATCGACCCGGCGGATATGCCTGTCCTGTTCCAGCCGGAGCGGCAGGCGGCCAAGCCCAAAGTCAATAAATTCAAGGTCCATTCCCCGTATGCCCCTGCGGGTGATCAGCCCACGGCCATTGCTGAACTGGTCAGCGGCGTGGAAGGGGGGGAGCGCGACCAGGTGCTTCTGGGCGTAACCGGGTCGGGCAAGACCTTCACCATGGCCAAGATCATCGAGGCAACGCAGAAGCCAACCCTGGTCCTGGCCCCTAACAAAACACTCGCAGCCCAGCTTTACGCGGAAATGAAGCAGTTTTTTCCCGATAATGCGGTTGAGTATTTTGTCAGCTACTACGATTATTACCAGCCCGAGGCCTATGTGCCCCGGTCGGATACGTATATCGAAAAAGATAGCCAGATTAACGAACAGATTGACCGCATGCGCCATGCCGCGACACAGGCGCTGCTGGAACGTAACGATGTGATTATCGTGGCCTCGGTCTCGTGCATCTACGGTATCGGCTCGGTCGAGACCTATTCGCGCATGGTGGTCAAGCTGGAGGTCGGTGGCGAAATCGACCGCGACAAGCTGATCAAGGGACTGGTCGAATTGCAGTACCGCCGCAATGATACCGCTTTCCAGCGTGGTACCTTCCGCGTGCGGGGCGAGACGATTGATGTCTTTCCCGTGCAGAACGAGGACCGGGCCTGGCGCATCAGCCTGTTTGGCGACGAGATTGACGAGATTAGCGAATTCGACCCGCTGACGGGCGAAAAGACCGGCGACCTCGAATCTGTCAGCATTTACGCCAACAGCCATTACGTAACCCCCAGGCCTACGCTGACGCAGGCCATGACGGGCATGAAACAGGAACTGCGCGAGACGCTGGCCCGCTTCAATGCGGAAGGCAAGCTGCTGGAAGCCGAGCGCCTGCAACAGCGTACCACATTTGACCTCGAGATGATCGAGACCACGGGCGTGTGCAAGGGAATCGAGAACTATTCACGCTACCTGTCGGGCCGCGCGCCGGGCGAACCGCCACCGACCCTGTTTGAATACCTGCCCGAGGACGCACTGCTGATCGTGGATGAAAGCCACGTGACCGTGCCGCAGATTGGCGGCATGGAACGTGGGGACCATGCGCGTAAATCCGTGCTGGCGGAATTCGGTTTCCGCCTGCCGTCGTGCCTTGATAACCGGCCGCTCACCTTTGCCGAATGGGATGCGTATCGCCCCCAGACCGTGTTCGTCAGCGCCACTCCCGGCCCGTGGGAAATGCGCCGGACGGCGGGCGTGTTTGCCGAACAGGTGATCCGCCCCACTGGCCTGATCGATCCCGTCACTATTGTCCGCCCCGTTGAGCATCAGGTGGATGACCTGCTGGCGGAATGCCGCCTTACCATCGCCGATGGCGGCCGCGTTCTGGTCACCACCCTGACCAAGCGCATGGCCGAGGACCTGACGGAATACATGAACGAGGCAGGCATCCGCGTGCGCTACCTGCATTCGGATGTGGACACGCTGGAGCGTATCGAGATCATCCGCGACCTGCGGCTTGGCGCGTTTGACGTGCTGATCGGCATCAACCTTCTGCGTGAGGGGCTGGATATTCCCGAATGCTCGCTGGTTGCCATCCTCGATGCCGACAAGGAAGGCTTCCTGCGCTCGCGCACCTCGCTTATCCAGACCATTGGCCGCGCGGCGCGTAACGTGGACGGGCGTGTGCTGCTCTATGCCGACAAGATGACCGACAGCCTTGCCTACGCCATAGAGGAAACCGCGCGTCGGCGCGAAAAGCAGAACCTGTGGAACGAGGAACACGGCGTAACACCCCAGTCCGTGCGCAAGCATATTGGCGATGCCCTGTCCTCGGTCTTCGAGCAGGATTACGTGACCGTGACCCCCACGGCCGATGGCAGCGTGCGCGAAATGGTGGGCAAGGACTACAAGGCCGCCATTGCCGAACTGGATAAGAAGATGCGCGCGGCATCGGCGGAACTGGAATTCGAGACCGCAGCCCGCCTGCGCGACGAGATCCGCAGGCTGGAAGCGCTGGAGCTGGGCATGGAACCACCCCCCTTACCCCAATCGAGCGCTGGCATGCCCGGTACCAGCCCCAAGGCCGTGGCCCGGCGTAACCGTGGCCCGGTTCCGCTAGAGCCTGCTGCCGGGCGGCCTGATCCGCAACAGGCAAAAGGCAGGGGCAGACGACGTGGATGA
- a CDS encoding aldose 1-epimerase translates to MDEGRATPAPCAGQRERSLSPTLELRAGNAILGLLPDVGGSIAFWHNSEMEFLHPVTDPHLVAQHGRAVAGYPLIPFSNRVAGDRFRFEGVDYHLAPSFAGEDCAIHGNGWQRRWRIDMLSDSSATLVLEHVATRDLALQWPFSYRAQLRYDLREAGLSIGLLLENTDTRSQPVGMGFHPYFPRHDGLKLGFAASSVWTNGPDHAPALRVPAEGAWSFAHMRDAGESAIDNCYAGWSGSAFLRWPRREYALTVEAGAALRHLVLFTPPQHPYIGLEPVSNMNDGFNHPDIADNGVRVLAPGEKMEGHIRMTLSRC, encoded by the coding sequence GTGGATGAGGGAAGGGCAACACCCGCGCCCTGCGCGGGGCAGCGGGAACGAAGCCTCTCGCCCACGCTGGAACTGCGGGCGGGCAATGCCATACTTGGCCTGCTGCCCGATGTGGGGGGCAGCATCGCATTCTGGCACAACAGTGAGATGGAATTCCTCCACCCCGTAACCGATCCTCACCTTGTTGCACAGCATGGCAGGGCGGTGGCGGGCTATCCACTCATCCCGTTTTCCAACCGGGTGGCGGGGGACCGTTTCCGCTTTGAAGGGGTGGATTACCATCTGGCCCCCAGCTTTGCGGGGGAAGACTGCGCCATCCATGGCAACGGGTGGCAGCGCCGGTGGCGAATCGACATGCTGTCCGACAGCAGTGCTACGCTGGTACTGGAACATGTGGCCACGCGCGACCTTGCCCTGCAGTGGCCGTTCAGTTACCGCGCCCAGTTGCGCTACGACCTGCGTGAGGCCGGGCTTTCCATTGGCCTGCTGCTGGAAAATACCGATACCCGTAGCCAGCCCGTAGGCATGGGGTTCCACCCCTACTTTCCCCGCCATGACGGGCTGAAGCTCGGTTTTGCGGCCAGCAGTGTATGGACCAACGGGCCGGATCATGCGCCCGCCCTGCGGGTCCCGGCGGAAGGGGCATGGTCATTTGCCCATATGCGTGACGCGGGTGAGAGCGCCATTGACAACTGTTACGCCGGATGGTCCGGCAGCGCCTTCCTGCGCTGGCCGCGCAGGGAATATGCCCTGACGGTGGAAGCCGGTGCGGCGCTGCGTCATCTCGTGCTGTTTACGCCACCACAGCACCCCTATATCGGACTGGAACCGGTCAGCAACATGAATGACGGCTTCAACCACCCCGACATAGCCGATAACGGGGTGCGCGTGCTGGCCCCGGGCGAGAAGATGGAAGGCCATATCCGCATGACACTGTCACGATGCTGA
- the greB gene encoding transcription elongation factor GreB, with protein MLKNPAASGPKAGGPAPGGLSCYITPAGIAAMRGELTTLLRDERPKIVEIVSWAAGNGDRSENGDYQYGKRRLREIDRRIRFLTKRIDNAIIVDPAAQPQRNRVFFGATVTYATEHDEERTVTILGVDEADMAAGQVSLVSPVARALMRAGIGDEVRLATPRGEEMIEVLAISYPAAP; from the coding sequence ATGCTGAAGAATCCTGCGGCGTCCGGTCCCAAAGCTGGCGGTCCGGCTCCGGGCGGGCTGTCCTGTTACATCACGCCAGCAGGCATTGCGGCCATGCGGGGCGAACTCACGACGCTGCTGCGCGACGAGCGGCCCAAGATTGTCGAGATCGTTTCCTGGGCGGCAGGGAATGGCGACCGTTCCGAAAACGGGGATTACCAGTACGGCAAGCGGCGCCTGCGTGAGATTGACCGCCGCATTCGTTTCCTGACCAAGCGCATCGACAACGCCATCATTGTTGATCCAGCGGCCCAGCCCCAGCGCAACCGGGTGTTTTTTGGCGCAACCGTGACCTACGCCACGGAACACGATGAGGAACGGACGGTTACCATACTCGGCGTGGATGAGGCTGACATGGCGGCGGGGCAGGTGAGCCTTGTCTCGCCCGTGGCGCGTGCGCTCATGCGCGCAGGCATAGGCGATGAGGTCCGCCTGGCCACCCCACGTGGCGAGGAGATGATAGAGGTTCTGGCCATTTCCTATCCTGCTGCGCCGTAA
- the gshB gene encoding glutathione synthase translates to MSRPLKVAVQMDPLGGIDINGDSTFAMMLEAQARGYELFVYQVEALSLSEGRATPHGTGRMDRVTACARPVTVQRRTGDHAAFGPEQVIDLASMDVVLMRQDPPFDMAYITATHILEHIHGTGPGRALVVNNPAAVRNAPEKILVTHYPDLMPPTLVTWDVKAIQEFRAKWRDIIVKPLFGNGGAGVFRIREDDPNLNALLEMHFARSREPLMIQRYEPAVRRGDKRIILVDGVPVGAIDRIPADGETRSNMHVGGRPVRAELTARDREICDTIGPMLRDEGLIFVGIDVIGEWLTEINVTSPTGLQEIDRFNGINTAGLIWDAIEARLSAATPGT, encoded by the coding sequence ATGTCACGCCCGCTCAAGGTTGCCGTCCAGATGGACCCGCTTGGTGGTATCGACATCAATGGCGATTCAACCTTTGCCATGATGCTGGAGGCGCAGGCCCGGGGGTATGAACTGTTTGTCTATCAGGTCGAGGCGCTGAGCCTGAGCGAGGGACGCGCCACCCCGCACGGCACTGGCCGCATGGACCGTGTGACCGCCTGTGCCCGCCCGGTTACGGTGCAGCGCAGGACAGGTGACCACGCGGCCTTCGGCCCCGAGCAGGTGATCGACCTTGCCAGCATGGACGTGGTGCTGATGCGTCAGGACCCGCCATTCGACATGGCCTACATCACGGCTACCCATATTCTTGAACATATCCACGGCACGGGGCCCGGTCGGGCGCTGGTGGTCAACAACCCCGCCGCCGTGCGCAATGCACCTGAAAAGATACTGGTCACGCATTACCCCGACCTCATGCCGCCAACACTGGTGACGTGGGATGTGAAGGCAATACAGGAATTCCGTGCAAAGTGGCGTGACATCATCGTCAAGCCCCTGTTCGGCAACGGGGGGGCTGGCGTGTTCCGCATCCGTGAGGATGACCCCAACCTCAACGCCCTGCTGGAAATGCACTTCGCTCGCTCGCGCGAGCCGTTGATGATCCAGCGCTACGAACCTGCCGTGCGCAGGGGGGACAAGCGCATCATCTTGGTGGATGGCGTGCCGGTGGGTGCGATTGACCGCATCCCGGCAGATGGTGAGACACGGTCGAACATGCATGTGGGCGGTCGGCCCGTGCGTGCGGAACTGACCGCGCGCGACCGCGAGATCTGTGACACCATCGGCCCTATGCTGCGCGACGAGGGGCTTATTTTTGTTGGAATCGATGTGATCGGTGAATGGTTGACCGAGATCAATGTCACCTCGCCGACCGGTCTGCAGGAAATTGATCGTTTTAACGGCATCAATACGGCCGGCCTGATATGGGACGCGATCGAGGCCCGCCTGTCAGCCGCGACTCCGGGCACTTAA
- a CDS encoding class I SAM-dependent methyltransferase: MSDVLHDETAEKVVEIPSPKSAMDAAAVKAAYRRWAGVYDALFGSVSAFGRKRAVEAVNALPGTRVLEVGVGTGLALPYYRADKHITGIDLSGDMLERARQRVRRLKLSNVDNLLEMDAEATQFEDGAFDIAVAMFVASVVPHPRALLAELKRVVRPGGHILFVNHFLAQGGVRLAVERGMARASHSLGWHPDFAIESLLPPADLRRATLQSVPPAGLFTLVTLEREADITANPMVA; the protein is encoded by the coding sequence ATGAGTGACGTCCTGCATGACGAGACCGCCGAGAAAGTAGTGGAAATTCCTTCTCCCAAATCCGCGATGGACGCGGCGGCGGTCAAGGCCGCCTACCGGCGCTGGGCCGGTGTGTATGATGCGCTGTTCGGCAGTGTTTCCGCCTTCGGGCGTAAGCGCGCGGTGGAGGCGGTCAATGCGCTGCCCGGCACGCGCGTGCTGGAAGTGGGTGTGGGCACCGGCCTTGCGCTGCCCTATTACCGCGCCGACAAGCATATTACTGGTATCGACCTGTCTGGTGACATGCTGGAGCGCGCACGCCAGCGTGTGCGTCGTCTTAAACTGTCCAATGTGGACAACCTGCTGGAAATGGACGCCGAGGCCACCCAGTTCGAGGACGGTGCCTTCGACATAGCAGTGGCCATGTTCGTAGCTTCTGTCGTGCCGCATCCGCGCGCCCTGTTGGCCGAACTCAAGCGCGTGGTCAGGCCGGGCGGCCATATCCTGTTCGTCAACCATTTCCTCGCGCAGGGCGGCGTGCGGCTGGCGGTTGAGCGTGGCATGGCGCGCGCCTCGCATTCGCTGGGATGGCACCCGGATTTTGCCATCGAATCTCTTCTGCCGCCGGCCGACCTGCGGCGCGCGACGTTACAGTCCGTGCCGCCAGCCGGGCTGTTCACGCTCGTGACGCTTGAGCGTGAAGCCGACATCACCGCCAATCCCATGGTGGCCTGA